The Dyadobacter sp. 676 DNA window GTTGTGTTCTGTTTTCATGACTGATCAGCTGAGGAAAAAAAGTAAAAAGGAAGCCGGAAGGAAATCGGCCAGCTTGACACGCAGAAGCCGCAATGCCTTACCCATCTGATTTTCAACCGTTTTGACCGGCAATTGAAGGCGATCCGCGATTTCGTGGTATTTCAGTTCTTCGAAACGGCTCATCTGAAAAATCGTCCTGCATTTCTCGGGTAGCTCCCGCAATGCAATGTCCAGGCGTGTTTCAAGCTCCGACAGTTCGAGAGCATGCGAGGCGCTGGCGCTCTGTTGCTCCTGGTGCAGCGTATAGTCGCGGTGCGCCTCCCGTACTTTCAAATGCTTGAGATAATTTAAACTTTCGTGGTACACCGACCGGTAGAGATACCCGCTGACCGATTCGCGGATATCGATATGGTCTGTTTTCTCCCACAACCTGCAAAACACATTCTGGACCATCTCTTCGGCCATGACATCGTCCTTCAAAATAGTGCAGGCATAGGCGTGCAGTCCTTTGAAATGTTTCTTGAAAACTTTCTCAAACTCCGATTCTCTGTCCCTGCTCAAAACCGTTACGTGGTCATCCGCTAAGGCTGCATTCATTGCACCGACTGGTTTATGTAAAAAAATAAGCGCCCGACTCGGGTTGTACGATATATTGACAACCGGTCGGGCGCTTACCCTAAATTTCCCCTGAAAAATATTCAGGCGACGTACGTTACTGCCTTATTTCTTTTTGGCGGCTTTCGTCGTATCGGCCTTGTTCGTCTTGTAGCGTTTATCGGGCGTGCCGTCTTTTTTGAGGTGTTTATTTTCCTTGTAACGTTTATCAGGCGTACCGTCTTTTTTCAGTTTCGCCTCGGTTTTCTGTTTCTCCGCGGTGGTTTGAGCAAAAATCGGCGTTGCGACGGCCATAAGTGCCAGCAACATCCATGCTTTCAGGTTTTTCATAGTTGACAAAATTAATGTGAGTGATAGTTTAAAGTGGGGCTAAATTACGATTCCTGGGCGAAATGCAAACGGAGATAGCCCTGGAAGAAGTAAGTTTAATGAGGATTTAATGCTACTACAAGCTGTTACCTTTTCAATGAGGTGACGTACAAGAAGAATGTTTCACTTTAACATTCTTCCTAACGAAAAATCAGAGATTAGTTGTTAACGATCGGGAAATTGGAATACTAAGCCGCGAAAGTGGCGATTTCATTTCTTTAACAGACATTGCACGGCAAAAGGACAGGGCGCCCGGTCTGGTTATCTCAAACTGGATGCGCAACAGGTTTACCATTGAGTTCAACGGCCTTTGGGAACAACTGCATAATCCTCATTTTAAACTACTCGAATTCGAGTACATTAAAAATGAATCCGGGAGCAACAGCTATGTCCTGACCCCCAAACATTGGATTGAAAAAACGAACGCGATTGGCATCATATCGAAACCTGGACGGCATAATGGAGGAACATTTGCGCATAAAGACATCGCCTTCGAATTTGCGTCGTGGATTTCACCGTCATTTAAACTCTACCTGATCAAGGAATTCCAAAGATTGAAAGACGAAGAAAACAAGCGTCTGGAGCTCGACTGGGATTTGCTGCGCAGCCTGGCGAAGATCAACTACACGGTTCAAACCGACGCGATTAAGGAAAATCTGATTCCCAGAGAGCTCGATCCGGCCGCGATCAGTAAAATTTATGCCGGGGAGGCTGATATTCTGAACCTGGCATTGTTCGGCATCACCGCCCGCGATTGGGCCAAAAACAATCCAGGCCAGGGCAATCTCCCCGATTCCGCTACGATGGAGCAGCTTGTGGTTCTCTCCAATCTGGAAAGCATTAATGCAATGCTGATCGGTCAGCGACGGCCCGCATCGGAAAGGGTTATAGAACTGAACAAAATCGCTATTATCCAGATGAAGTCGCTCATGGCAAATGTGTCGTTGCAAAAAGCATCGCTGCTATTAAATCAACCAAAATGATAATTATTAACTTTGCATAAATGAAGTTTATAATTTATCATGAATATCCAGCAACTGGAATATATCGTCGCAGTCGATAACCATCGCCATTTCATTCAGGCTGCGGAACATTGTAACGTCACACAGCCGACCCTTTCGATGATGATCAGGAAGTTGGAAGAAGAACTTTCGGTGAAAATTTTCGATAGGACAAAGCAGCCAATCGTACCAACCAGCGTGGGCCGTGAAATCATCGACCAGGCCAGAACTATCCTGCGCGAAACGGCGCGGATCAATGAAATCGCCAAGCATTTCAACGGCGATCTCTCGGGCGAGCTGCACGTGGGTGTCATCCCGACCATCGCGCCTTACCTGCTTCCGCATTTTGTGAATCCGTTTATTTCGGACTTCCCGGATATCAAACTGCACGTCTCGGAAATGATTACGGACCGCATTATTACCGCCTTGAAAACGGGCAATCTCGATGTGGGAATTATCGCTTCCGTTTCCGAGGAGAGCAGTTTACAGGAAATCCCGCTCTATAAGGAACGTTTCTATGCCTACGTATCCGAAAAAACGGATTTGTATTCCAAACAGTACATCCTGCCTACCGACATCGAACCCAACGAACTCTGGTTACTCGAAGAGGGCCACTGCTTCCGCACACAAATCCAGCGCCTGTGCGAACTGAGCCGCAGCAGCCAGTTCGGCAGCAGTTTCAGTTACCGTTCGGGCAGCATCGAGACGCTCATCCGGATGGTCGAACGCAACGGTGGCATCACCATTCTACCCGAAATGGCTGTAATGGAGCTCTCGGAAGAACGTCAGAAACACATCCGCCATTTCCGTTTTCCCGAGCCCGCTCGTGAGGTGTGCCTGGTCGTCAACCGCGAGCAGATGAAGGCACGGCTGATCGATGCGTTAAAAGAAGGTATTATTGCGCATTTGCCGGAGGGGATATCAGATAAAGAACTGGAAGTAAGAGTATTATAGGTAAATTATCGTTTCAAACGATTAAATATCGGGAGGCCTTAGTAAAGAAAGCCTCCCCAAATAAATCCTTCAAACACTCTTACGGGGTGCCTGCCGACCACGTAGGATTCACCGATATTCAGGTTCTTTGCAAGCGATCCGGTGTTTTTTAAATCAGACTCCGTGGCAGTTTCCTTTACTTCAAAACATTGCTTCTGATCGAGGACGAAATCGATCTCCCGGCCTGTTTTAAGCTGATAATAAGCCACTTCTCCCCGATGCATCAGCTGGTTGAATACTGCATTTTCAAATTTGGAACCGCTGCCGAGTTCACCAGCTAACGATGCGATGCCGTTATCCAGAAAATAGACCTTCTTTGCCTTGACTATTTCCCGGTCCGGGCTATTCGCGAGTACCGGAATCGTCCTGATCAAATAGCTCTTTTCAAGCAAATCCAGATAATTCTCGACGGTTTGCCGCGCCATGCCGGTGAGGCTCGTGAGCTTTGAAATATCGAGCTTGGTACCAATGCGTACCGACAGCAACTTGATCAGTTTAAACAGGTTAGTTGGATTGCGGATGTCGGAAAGTAACGACAGATCGAAGTTGATGTACGAACTGAGAATATCGCTAATCAAGTCCCGTTTGTCCTCTCCTGACCCGGCGAGAACTACTTCCGGAAATCCCCCGAAATCAATGTATTCGTCATAATATCCTTTTAAGCGTTCATATTCGGCGGGAATAAATTGAGCCGCTTCCTGAATTTCCGGCCTACCGGCCTGTAATCCTTTAAACGCGAGCAATTCCCCGAAGGTCAGGGGAAAAATTTCAAAGATCTTTTTCCTGCCTGCCAGCGATTCGGAAAATTGGTTCTTCATATAATAGGCGCTCGAACCGGTGACGATGAATTTGACGTCGTAGCTATCGTACAGATATTTAAGCACGCTTGGGAGGTTGGGCACAAGCTGAATTTCGTCCAGACAAATCAGTACTTTTTTTTGAAAAATCCGTCCCCTGCCGGCTCAATGCCTGAACTATCACTTCGTAGTTCGGTTCGGAGAACAGGGCGCGCACGTCTATCCGTTCGAGATCGAAGTAATACTTTTGGGGAATGTCACACTGCGCCATCAACTGCTTTAAAAGCGTAGTTTTTCCAGTCCGCCGCATTCCGGTAAGAACTGTAATCTGTCTTTTGGTCGAATGCGCAAGGAGTTCGGGATAAATGTAGCGTGTGACGAACATAATTTTACCATTTTCAAAGCATACTGCAAATATAGTTATACTATTTTACAAGTTCACCGCAAAAATAGTGCAACCAAATTATAAGTACGCTTGAAAAGTTAAGCCACTCTACTGGCCCGCCCTCTCAAATAATCCTCCATTTGCCCCAGACTCAACGCATTAAAGGTCATATCTTTCGTCAATCCACCTTTCCGGGCATTGGCTACGCCGTAGTGCATATCCAGGTAGCCCTCCATCGCATGAGCATCGGGATTAATGCTAAGCATAACACCCTTTTCCATGCAATAGGCAATCCAACGCCAGTCGAGGTCGAGGCGCCAGGGGGACGCATTAATTTCGATGACGACACCGTTGGCGGCACATGCGTCGATGATGACCTGGTGGTCTATCGGATAGCCTTCGCGGGAAAGCAACAGGCGGCCGGTCGGATGGCCCAATATGGTCGTGTAGGGGTTTTCGATCGCTTTCAGCAGGCGCGTGGTGGCTTTTTCAAGCGTCATGGAGAGATTACTGTGTACCGAGGCGACGATGTAGTCGAACGACGCCAGCACATCCGTCGGATAATCCAGTGAGCCGTCGCCCAGGATGTCTGACTCGATACCTTTGAGGATTTTGAATGGCTTTTCGGGGTTCTCGGCCGCAAAACGGGCATTCAGCCGCGCTATTTCTTCGTGTTGCCGGATCACATCTTCCACTTTCAGGCCCTGGGCGTAGGTGGCTGTCTGGGAATGGTCGGCAATACCCAGATATTCGAAACCGAGCTCGTGGCAATAGAGCGCCATTTGTTCGAGGGTATGCTGACCGTCGGAATAGGTGCTGTGATTGTGTAAAATGCCTTTGAGATCATTCCATGTCACCAGCTGATCGGGCGTGTGCGTTTCCGCCCAGGTTAGTTCGCCTGCCCCTTCACGCATTTCAGGTACGATGTAGGGTAATCCGGCTTTTTCGTAAATCGTGTGCTCGCTGTCCGCAGTTTCGTAATAGGCGTGCCGCCAGATGCTGCTGCCCGAAGTCCCGGCCAGACCGAGGTGGTCCGGGCCCGCCGTCTCGAGAAAGAGCTCGTTCACGAGTCGTTCGGGCTTGACGGCCACGATTTCGATCGCCACGGCCACATCCTGTACGTTTCCGCGCCATACAAACGGCGACGATTTTTTTCATCCTGCACCAGCAATTCGATCCCGCCGATAGTATGCTGCAAAAGAGCCGGGGAATCGGTACCTACCACGATACGGATCGACTCCACAACTTCCGATTTTCGTCTTACTTCTCCCGCCGCTTCAACCTGATCGAACGTTTTTTTCAATTCATTCACGATTATCTGCGCCACGGCTTCGGCCTTATCCATCCGCAATTTCCCAGCCTGGTCTTTCAGGAACGCGAGCGAGTCGAGGATTTTTTGCTGGGTATTGGCCCCGAAACCTTTCACCTTGGCGACGGTTCCGTTCAGACACGCCAGTTCCAGCTCGTGCAGGTTGTCGATGCCGAGCTCCTGCCACAAAACGGCGATTTTTTTGGGGCCGATACCTTTTATATTAAACATTTCCATCACACCCAGCGGCGTGTTGGCAATGAGCTCTTCCAGCTCGGGGAATGTGCCTGTTTTGGCGATCTGCGCGATTTTACCGGCAGTACTTTTCCCAACCCCCTGTAACTTGGTAAGCTCCTGCTCGGTCATGTATTGCAGCTCGCCTTCCTTGTATTTATCCAGGTAAAAAGCCGCTACGGAATAGCCTTTGATCTTGAAAGGATCGGCATTGTGCAGTTCCAGCAGCTTGGCAGTCAGTTCGAGGACTTCTACGATTTCAGAATTACTCATGGGGATCGGGATTGATGAATTCATTGCGAATTACGACGTATGGATCAGCATTTGCAAGCGCTCCTGCCGCGACGGCGGGCTTTGTAGAGTAAATATTCCATAAAAAAATATTTATAGTGATAATTCCCGGCGACGCGATAGCCAGGCCCGGCCGCATTCAAGTATTATCCAACAACCATTTCAAAAACTCTGACCATATTTTAATCCAATGAATGTAGATCAATTGAAAAGTTACCGCGACGAAATCCACCGGCATTTGACCACCGAATTGCTGCCTTTCTGGGAAAAACGTTGTGTAGATAAGGAAAACGGCGGTTTTATTACCCATTTCGACAATGCGGGCAACGATTCGGGCGAAGACGAAAAGTCGCTGATTGCCCAGACGCGCACGGTTTATACCTTTTCCTCCGCGCACCGCGCAGGTTATGGCGAAGGCCGGTACGCGGACATCGCCCGGCATGGGGTGGATTTTCTGATCAATAAAATGTGGGATAATGAATATGGCGGCTTTTACTGGCTGATGAATCGCAAGGGCAATGTCAAAATCGACGAAAAGATCGTCTACGGCCACAGTTTTGCGATTTACAGTCTTGCCGAATACACCCTGGCTACGGGCGACCCGCGCGGGCTGGAATATGCGGAAAAGGTTTTCGATTTATTACAAAAGCATGGCGCGGATACCTATTACGGGGGTTATTTCGAAATGTTCCACCGTAACTGGGACCTCAAAGGTCCCGGCCCTGCGGGTGGCGACCGCAAAACGCTCGATGCGCATATGCACCTTATGGAGGCGTTCACGACACTATATGAAGCGTCCGGAAAACAGGTACACCGCCGCAAGCTCATTGAAATTATCCGTTTGCTGATCAACAAGATCATGCATCCGCAATACAAAACGGGCATTCCGCAATTCTGGGAAGACTGGACCGTGGCCCCGCAAATCAAATTCGATATCATCTGGGGTTGGGACCGCTTTACCGAGGACGGTATGAAGAGCGCCGCCGAAGACAATACGAGCTACGGCCACAATGTCGAGTTCGCATGGCTGCTCATGCACGCGCTCGACATCGCCGGCATTCCCTATGACGAATACCACGACCAGCTCAGGGCTTCCTTCGACCATGCCGTGGAATATGGCATCGACTGGGAGTTCGGGGGCGTGTACGTGGAAGGTTCGCACGCAGGCGAGGTGTACGACCGCGAGAAAGAATTCTGGCAGCAAGCCGAGGTCATTATCGGGATGCTCGATGCTTACCGCGTTTACGGCGACGAAAAGTATCTGAGAGCTTATGACGCCACCCATCGTTTCGTTTTTGACAAAATGATCCACCATTCGGTAGGTGAATGGCTGCCGCTGCTGACCCGCCAGGGCGAGCCGATCTGGAAGCATATGAGCCACTCGTGGAAAGTGAACTACCACTCGGTGCGTTCGATGGTGCAGGGCATCGTCCGTTTGAACAAGCTGATTGGAGCCAATTAGTCCCGGTTTTGGACGCTTCGTGTAAATTTTTGCTCATTGAAATGGCTTGAAATGCGTTTCGGCCTATTCTGGACGTGTGGAATGGTTCTTGAAAGTGATAATGCATGTAGCGTTTGCAAAGACGCCATTATCAAACTCAAAACCACACAATCATGAGCTCATTCACACAACAAGTTAAAGGTAACTGGAATGAACTGAAAGGTAAGTTCAAGCAACAATACGCTGACTTGACTGACGACGACCTGCTTTATGAGGAAGGAAAAGAAGATGAACTTCTGGGAAAAATCCAGAAGAAAATCGGCAAGACCAGAGCAGAAATTGAAAGTGAAGTAGATAGCTGGTCACGCTAGATCCTGACACAGGTCGATATAAAGCCCCGGAATCGCTGGTTCCGGGGCTTTTTCGTAGTAGCTCGTCGCCCATAACCGCTTTTAGCATTATATTACCTGCCACAAATCCTAAATCCGCTTCTGAAATGAATCCAAATGAAATACCTGTGGGCATTGTCGGTCTTGGTTTAATGGGTTGCAGCATTGTGACCTGCTTGCTGATCGCAGGACACCCGGTGGCGGCCATCGCCCCCATTCCCGCCGACCTGGATCACGCCGAACGCCGTATCCGTGAACACCTGCAAACCGCCTGGCAAAACGGAATCATCGAAAACGAGCCGGAATATTATCTTCGCAAACTGATCATTACCGAAGATTACTCGGTACTTTATCCGTGTAAGCTCGTCAACGAATGCACGATCGAGAACATCGACATCAAAAATGCGGTATATCAAAAGATTGAAAAAGAGATTGCGCCCGACGCGCTGCTCACCAGCAATACATCGGCTATTCCCATCAGCCAGCTTCAAAAACTGACGCAGCATCCGTCGCGCTTCCTCGGACTGCACTGGACGGAGCCGGCGCATACCACCCGTTTCCTGGAAATCATCTGCGGGGATGAGTCGGATATCAAAAATGGCGAATACCTGTACGAACTCTCGCATTTGTGGAGGAAGGAACCGATCCTGGTGCGAAAAGATATTGCGGGCTTCATCACCAACCGCCTCATGTACGCCATGTACCGCGAAGCGATCAGCCTCGTGGAGAACGGCTATGCGACGATCGAGGACGTCGACCGCTCCTGCCGCAACAATGCGGGTTACTTTATGACGTTCGTGGGGATATTCCGCTGGATGGACCTGACCGGCGTTCCGGCATATCATACCGTGATGAAAAACCTGCTCCCCACCCTCAATAACAGCACCGAGGTGCCCGAGCTGATCGACAAAATCGTACGTGAAGGTGGCAAAGGCGTCCTTAATTCACATGGTTTTTATGAATATGAGCCTGGCGAGGCCGAGGTTTGGGAAGAAACTTTCAAGGAGTTTACATATGATATTCGCGAGCTGGCCCTGAAATATCCGGGGGACATTGTAAAGAAGCGGCTGGCTGAGAAGCGGGAGATTGAGAGTGGAGGGAATGAGGAGGCTTAGTCTTATTTGAGAGGAAATTTTTTGTAGATATCTCCTCTCGACTGGATAGTAATAATCGTAACGATCTTGATGACACCATTCTCATATTTCAAACCAATGCGGTAACCTCCAATTCTGATCCTGTAATACTCTTTGTTTCCTTTTCCCTGTATTGCCGAGCAGTCAGGAATATGAGTTATGTCGATTGCTTGAACAATGCTTCGCAGGACACTATCAACCTGTTTTTGAACAAAAGCAGGACAACGTTTCAACTCTTTCACAAAAGATTTTTCCAAAATCAACTCCATCCCATTTCTTTACGGAACTGGTCATAGGTAATGGTGTCCCCCCTGTCTCGCTCCTTAACGATTTCCAATAAAAACAAATCTTCGAGTTCCGGATTATCGATTACAGCCAAAACCCGCTCCATTTCCTCCGGCGACCAATTTCCACGTTTTTTCTTTTGAGAAAAATTGGAAGCCGGCATTCCTACTTTATCCGCAATGTACGCATTCCTGTATCCCGACTTATCGATAAGCGACCCGAGATGTTGCCGTAATTCCTTAAAATCTTCAATGATTCCGAGCATGTTATTGTTTTTTTTACAAAATAAAATTAGTAAAATAACACATATAAATCAACCGATAGACTAATCCCGTTATCGGCGGGGCGATGCTGAGACCCGTTCAGGCCCCATAGCAGGATATCGACGTTGATGTGTCGGGGTGTCGATCAGCCACGGTTGTTTAACTGTGGGTGCGCTTCCGGCGAGGCTAAAAACGATCATTTTAGTGCAAATGGTGGTTCTTCTAAAAAGTCTTGACTACTTTTGAAATACCTCTTGGCAGCTGTTCCTAACCCGGAAAACGATATTTTTTCAGTAAATCTATTCCCATGAACGACTTCATAGCCGCCAGATCACAAATGGCCCTTTCCCTGGGCTTCCACATCATATTTTCCTGTATCGGAATGGTCATGCCATTCTTTATGGCCGTTGCCCATTATTACTATCTCAAAACCGGTCAGACTATCTATAAAAACGTTACAAAAGCATGGAGCAAAGGGGTAGCTATCTTTTTTGCTACCGGTGCGGTGTCGGGTACGGTGCTGTCCTTCGAACTCGGGCTTTTGTGGCCGGAATTTATGAAACACGCCGGGCCGATTTTCGGAATGCCGTTTTCCCTCGAAGGAACGGCATTTTTTATTGAAGCGATCGCACTTGGCTTCTTCTTATACGGCTGGGACCGGTTCAATCCCTGGTTTCACTGGTTCACGGGCGTGGTGGTGGGTGTGAGCCGGGCTGGCGTCGGGTATTCTCGTGGTCGCGGCCAATGCCTGGATGAATAGCCCGGCAGGTTTCGAGTATGTGAATGGGCAATACCGTAACATCGACCCGATTGCCGCCATGTTCAACGAAGCATGGTTTTCGCAGGCATTGCACATGACGATCGCCGCTTTCGCCGCTACGGGCTTTGCGGTTGCCGGGGTACATGCGCTCATGATCCTGCGCGGAAATAATGTACTTTTTCACCGGAAATCGTTTACGATCGCTGCGGTATTCGGCTGCGCCGCCGCGCTGGCGCAGCCGCTGAGCGGTGATATTTCCGCCAAGGACGTCGCCATTCGCCAACCTGCGAAGCTCGCGGCGATGGAAGCCCATTTTCATACTGAAAAATCGGCGTCGCTTATCGTAGGCGGTATTCCGAACGAAGCAAAAAAGCAGGTCGATTTCGCGATTAAACTACCCGGTTTTCTGAGTTTTCTGGCGCATGGTAACTTCGATGCGGAAGTAACCGGTCTGGACCGTATTCCCGAGGAAAATCATCCACCGGTGACCGTAACCCATTATGCGTTTCAAATCATGGTCGGAATGGGCGTGGCGATGATGCTCATTGCCTTATTGTATTTTGCGGCATTGTGGAAAAAGCGAAGGTGGTTAGAGAAACCGTGGCTCCTCAAAATCTTCGCATTGGCCACTCCGCTTGGCTTCATAGCAGTCGAA harbors:
- a CDS encoding RNA polymerase sigma-70 factor, giving the protein MNAALADDHVTVLSRDRESEFEKVFKKHFKGLHAYACTILKDDVMAEEMVQNVFCRLWEKTDHIDIRESVSGYLYRSVYHESLNYLKHLKVREAHRDYTLHQEQQSASASHALELSELETRLDIALRELPEKCRTIFQMSRFEELKYHEIADRLQLPVKTVENQMGKALRLLRVKLADFLPASFLLFFLS
- a CDS encoding KilA-N domain-containing protein, coding for MGILSRESGDFISLTDIARQKDRAPGLVISNWMRNRFTIEFNGLWEQLHNPHFKLLEFEYIKNESGSNSYVLTPKHWIEKTNAIGIISKPGRHNGGTFAHKDIAFEFASWISPSFKLYLIKEFQRLKDEENKRLELDWDLLRSLAKINYTVQTDAIKENLIPRELDPAAISKIYAGEADILNLALFGITARDWAKNNPGQGNLPDSATMEQLVVLSNLESINAMLIGQRRPASERVIELNKIAIIQMKSLMANVSLQKASLLLNQPK
- a CDS encoding LysR substrate-binding domain-containing protein; its protein translation is MNIQQLEYIVAVDNHRHFIQAAEHCNVTQPTLSMMIRKLEEELSVKIFDRTKQPIVPTSVGREIIDQARTILRETARINEIAKHFNGDLSGELHVGVIPTIAPYLLPHFVNPFISDFPDIKLHVSEMITDRIITALKTGNLDVGIIASVSEESSLQEIPLYKERFYAYVSEKTDLYSKQYILPTDIEPNELWLLEEGHCFRTQIQRLCELSRSSQFGSSFSYRSGSIETLIRMVERNGGITILPEMAVMELSEERQKHIRHFRFPEPAREVCLVVNREQMKARLIDALKEGIIAHLPEGISDKELEVRVL
- a CDS encoding ATP-binding protein; this translates as MLKYLYDSYDVKFIVTGSSAYYMKNQFSESLAGRKKIFEIFPLTFGELLAFKGLQAGRPEIQEAAQFIPAEYERLKGYYDEYIDFGGFPEVVLAGSGEDKRDLISDILSSYINFDLSLLSDIRNPTNLFKLIKLLSVRIGTKLDISKLTSLTGMARQTVENYLDLLEKSYLIRTIPVLANSPDREIVKAKKVYFLDNGIASLAGELGSGSKFENAVFNQLMHRGEVAYYQLKTGREIDFVLDQKQCFEVKETATESDLKNTGSLAKNLNIGESYVVGRHPVRVFEGFIWGGFLY
- a CDS encoding AAA family ATPase; amino-acid sequence: MFVTRYIYPELLAHSTKRQITVLTGMRRTGKTTLLKQLMAQCDIPQKYYFDLERIDVRALFSEPNYEVIVQALSRQGTDFSKKSTDLSGRNSACAQPPKRA
- a CDS encoding AGE family epimerase/isomerase, with the translated sequence MNVDQLKSYRDEIHRHLTTELLPFWEKRCVDKENGGFITHFDNAGNDSGEDEKSLIAQTRTVYTFSSAHRAGYGEGRYADIARHGVDFLINKMWDNEYGGFYWLMNRKGNVKIDEKIVYGHSFAIYSLAEYTLATGDPRGLEYAEKVFDLLQKHGADTYYGGYFEMFHRNWDLKGPGPAGGDRKTLDAHMHLMEAFTTLYEASGKQVHRRKLIEIIRLLINKIMHPQYKTGIPQFWEDWTVAPQIKFDIIWGWDRFTEDGMKSAAEDNTSYGHNVEFAWLLMHALDIAGIPYDEYHDQLRASFDHAVEYGIDWEFGGVYVEGSHAGEVYDREKEFWQQAEVIIGMLDAYRVYGDEKYLRAYDATHRFVFDKMIHHSVGEWLPLLTRQGEPIWKHMSHSWKVNYHSVRSMVQGIVRLNKLIGAN
- a CDS encoding CsbD family protein encodes the protein MSSFTQQVKGNWNELKGKFKQQYADLTDDDLLYEEGKEDELLGKIQKKIGKTRAEIESEVDSWSR
- a CDS encoding 3-hydroxyacyl-CoA dehydrogenase family protein, coding for MNPNEIPVGIVGLGLMGCSIVTCLLIAGHPVAAIAPIPADLDHAERRIREHLQTAWQNGIIENEPEYYLRKLIITEDYSVLYPCKLVNECTIENIDIKNAVYQKIEKEIAPDALLTSNTSAIPISQLQKLTQHPSRFLGLHWTEPAHTTRFLEIICGDESDIKNGEYLYELSHLWRKEPILVRKDIAGFITNRLMYAMYREAISLVENGYATIEDVDRSCRNNAGYFMTFVGIFRWMDLTGVPAYHTVMKNLLPTLNNSTEVPELIDKIVREGGKGVLNSHGFYEYEPGEAEVWEETFKEFTYDIRELALKYPGDIVKKRLAEKREIESGGNEEA
- a CDS encoding type II toxin-antitoxin system RelE/ParE family toxin; this translates as MELILEKSFVKELKRCPAFVQKQVDSVLRSIVQAIDITHIPDCSAIQGKGNKEYYRIRIGGYRIGLKYENGVIKIVTIITIQSRGDIYKKFPLK